In Archocentrus centrarchus isolate MPI-CPG fArcCen1 chromosome 24, fArcCen1, whole genome shotgun sequence, one DNA window encodes the following:
- the LOC115774335 gene encoding hydroperoxide isomerase ALOXE3-like, which translates to MAEYKLEVTTGDMKHAGTMDNIYIILFGTEGQSDRTKLDNPGIDFKSGKARAYTIKTNLSLGKLLLVKVEKDPFLRLSEDEWYCSKILVTTPEGEVILFPCYRWIAKGTLVERRGGRAVKVFEEDHPLLIDQRRNELTDKKKLYQWEITDEKLPHNSHYKDVSEFPAEQRFSMAKSSEIFHTKRMIGAELMFKGLAGSTKQWKSTDDMKNTFWFKKTPISVYVMQHWKEDDFFGFQFLNAINPNGIKRCSELPPNFPVTEEMVKQFLRDGSSLKQEMERGNIFICDQKIMDGIPTRIYDGQPLHMTAGLCLFYMNPENKLMPIAIQLHQQPSEQNPIFLPSDPEADWLLAKLFIKSGDLMEHQAVYHLLGTHYLAEVFAIATFRSFPVIHPLYKLLISHFRYTLHINNGARNTLLAPDGPLSTSSLGYEGIIELMRRGLSRMTYSSLCLPENITARGLESIPNFYYRDDGLKLWNIINSFVKYLVEYYYPSDSDVCKDTELQEWINEIYTHGFLGNKLSGFPACFNTVEEVIKFITMVIFTVSVQHAAVNNGQFDYSSWVPSGSLLLRKPAPTTKGQSSMKTILETLPNIGETVKFAGMLWLLSDKYTDVVLLGQYPEEQFDEPAPKQMIKEFQAELSYLSQEITARNSQLEVPYTYLNPTEIESSITI; encoded by the exons ATGGCTGAGTACAAGCTAGAGGTGACAACGGGTGACATGAAACATGCAGGGACAATGGACAATATATACATCATCCTATTTGGAACTGAAGGGCAGAGTGATCGAACAAAGTTGGACAATCCAGGCATTGACTTTAAATCTGGAAAGGCAA GGGCCTACACCATAAAAACTAATTTGTCACTGGGGAAACTTCTTCTGGTCAAGGTTGAGAAAGATCCCTTTCTTCGTCTCTCAGAAGATGAGTGGTACTGCTCCAAAATACTGGTGACAACTCCAGAAGGAGAAGTCATTCTTTTCCCCTGTTACAGATGGATTGCCAAGGGAACACTGGTGGAGCGCAGAGGAGGGCGAG CTGTGAAGGTTTTTGAGGAGGACCATCCTCTGCTGATTGACCAGCGGAGAAATGAGCTAACTGATAAAAAGAAATTGTACCA atgggaGATCACTGATGAAAAGCTACCACACAACAGTCATTACAAAGATGTCTCTGAGTTCCCAGCTGAACAGCGCTTCTCTATGGCCAAATCAAGTGAAATATTTCATACCAAAAGGATGAT TGGTGCTGAATTGATGTTCAAGGGACTTGCTGGATCTACTAAACAATGGAAAAGCACAGATGATATGAAAAACACCTTCTGGTTCAAAAAGACTCCAATATcag TGTATGTTATGCAACACTGGAAGGAAGATGACTTCTTTGGATTCCAGTTCCTGAATGCTATAAACCCGAATGGAATCAAGCGCTGCTCCGAACTTCCCCCAAACTTTCCAGTTACAGAGGAGATGGTGAAGCAATTCCTGAGAGATGGAAGCTCACTGAAGCAGGAAATGGAG AGAGGAAATATCTTCATCTGTGACCAGAAGATCATGGATGGAATACCCACAAGGATATATGATGGTCAGCCTTTACACATGACTGCTggcttgtgtttgttttacatgAACCCGGAGAACAAACTGATGCCGATTGCAATACAG TTGCATCAACAGCCGTCTGAGCAGAACCCCATCTTTCTGCCCAGTGACCCAGAGGCGGACTGGCTGCTAGCCAAGCTGTTTATTAAAAGCGGAGATCTAATGGAACATCAAGCAGTCTATCACCTCTTGGGCACTCACTATCTGGCAGAGGTCTTTGCTATTGCTACTTTCCGCAGCTTCCCTGTGATTCATCCACTCTACAAG CTGCTGATCTCACACTTTCGTTACACTCTGCACATAAACAATGGAGCCCGCAACACCCTTTTGGCACCTGATGGGCCTTTGAGCAct AGTTCACTTGGATATGAGGGGATAATAGAGCTCATGAGAAGGGGTCTCTCTAGAATGACTTACAGCTCCCTCTGCCTGCCAGAGAACATCACTGCACGAGGACTGGAGTCAATCCCCAACTTCTACTACAGAGATGATGGTCTGAAGCTGTGGAACATCATCAACAG cttTGTGAAGTATCTAGTGGAGTACTATTATCCATCAGACAGTGATGTGTGCAAGGACACTGAGCTGCAGGAATGGATCAATGAGATATATACACATGGCTTCTTAGGAAACAAACTCTCTG GGTTTCCAGCATGCTTTAATACAGTTGAAGAAGTGATAAAGTTCATCACGATGGTGATCTTCACAGTGTCAGTTCAACATGCTGCAGTCAATAACGGACAG TTTGACTACAGTTCCTGGGTGCCCAGCGGCTCACTCCTGCTTCGCAAACCTGCTCCAACCACAAAGGGGCAGTCAAGCATGAAGACAATATTGGAGACCCTTCCAAATATTGGGGAGACAGTAAAGTTTGCAGGAATGCTTTGGCTGCTTTCGGACAAGTACACAGACGTG GTTCTGCTGGGTCAGTACCCTGAAGAACAATTCGATGAGCCTGCCCCAAAGCAAATGATTAAAGAATTTCAGGCGGAGCTTTCTTACCTCAGTCAAGAAATTACAGCAAGAAATTCTCAGCTTGAAGTACCCTACACATATCTGAACCCGACTGAAATAGAGAGCagtataaccatttaa